Proteins from one Falco cherrug isolate bFalChe1 chromosome 7, bFalChe1.pri, whole genome shotgun sequence genomic window:
- the LOC114015106 gene encoding uncharacterized protein LOC114015106 yields the protein MQKPPSTSEEFLRSQDLKEWSSCISLNEPYSLVVKLQKDYSFSALCRYLCEHVPLNISPLSDLEKRRNTCITELGKHAEKVFSLQRGPAYLEEHLTALQQSNPHCPR from the exons atgcaaaagcctCCTTCTACCTCGGAAGAATTCTTACGGTCTCAAGATTTG AAGGAATGGTCAAGTTGTATCTCTCTCAATGAGCCTTATTCTTTGGTGGTTAAGTTGCAAAAAGATTATTCCTTCAGTGCTTTATGTAGATATCTGTGTGAACATGTTCCATTGAACATCAGTCCACTCTCTGatttggagaagagaagaaacacaTGTATCACTGAACTAGGGAAACAtgctgaaaaagtattttcattacaaCGTGGACCAGCATATCTAGAGGAACATCTTACTGCCCTCCAACAGAGTAACCCACATTGTCCCAGATAA